From one Pecten maximus chromosome 8, xPecMax1.1, whole genome shotgun sequence genomic stretch:
- the LOC117332217 gene encoding uncharacterized protein LOC117332217 — MADKAVAAAYKAAFLYWDSKSTPWDPTKGQNSLYWDSKSTPWDPTKGQNYLYWDSKSTPWDPTKGQNSLYWDSNSTPWDPTKGQNYLYWNSKSTLWDPTKGHNSLYWDSKSPLWDPTKGQNSLYWDSKSTPWDPSQGQNSLYWDGKSTPWDPTKGHNSLYWDSKSPLWDPTKGQNSLYWDSKSTPWDPSQGQNSLYWDSKSTPWDPTKGQTSLYWDGKSPPWDPTMGQNSLYWDSKSPPWDPTKGQTSLYWDSKSIPWDLTRDRTLCTGTGQTSLYWDSKSTLWDPIKGQNSLYWDSKSTLWDPTKGQNSLYWDSKSTLWDPIKGQNSLYWDSKSTLWDPTKGHNSLYWDSKSTLWDPTKGQTSLYWDSKSTRWDIIKGQNSLYWDSKSTLWDPIKGQNSLYWDSKSTPWDPIKGQNSLYWDSKSTLWDPTKGQNCLYWDSKSTPWDPIKGQTSLYWDISLHLRIPPRDRTLCTGTDPTKGQNSLYWDSKSTLWDPTKGLTTLYCDSKPTPWDPTKGLTTLYCDSKPTPWDPTKGQNSLYWDSKSTLWDLIMGHITLYCDSKPTPWDPTKGQNSLYWDSKGQTSLYWDSKSTLWDLTKGQTSLYWDSKPTPWDPTKGQNSLYWDSKGQNSLYCDSKSTLWDLTKGQTSLYWDSKSPP, encoded by the exons atggctgacaaggcCGTTGCAGCGGCTTATAAAGCTGCCT TTCTGTACTGGGACAGTAAGTCTACACCCTGGGATCCCACCAAGGGACAGAACTCTCTGTACTGGGACAGTAAGTCTACACCATGGGATCCCACCAAGGGACAGAACTATCTGTACTGGGACAGTAAGTCTACACCATGGGATCCCACCAAGGGACAGAACTCTCTGTACTGGGACAGTAATTCTACACCCTGGGATCCCACCAAGGGACAGAACTATCTGTACTGGAACAGTAAGTCTACACTCTGGGATCCCaccaagggacataactctctGTACTGGGACAGTAAGTCTCCACTCTGGGATCCCACCAAGGGACAGAACTCTCTGTACTGGGACAGTAAGTCTACACCCTGGGATCCCTCCCAGGGACAGAACTCTCTGTACTGGGACGGTAAGTCTACACCCTGGGATCCCaccaagggacataactctctGTACTGGGACAGTAAGTCTCCACTCTGGGATCCCACCAAGGGACAGAACTCTCTGTACTGGGACAGTAAGTCTACACCCTGGGATCCCTCCCAGGGACAGAACTCTCTGTACTGGGACAGTAAGTCTACACCCTGGGATCCCACCAAGGGACAGACCTCTCTGTACTGGGACGGTAAGTCTCCACCCTGGGATCCCACCATGGGACAGAACTCTCTGTACTGGGACAGTAAGTCTCCACCCTGGGATCCCACCAAGGGACAGACCTCTCTGTACTGGGACAGTAAGTCTATTCCCTGGGATCTCACCAGGGACAGAACTCTCTGTACTGGGACA GGACAGACCTCTCTGTACTGGGACAGTAAGTCTACACTCTGGGATCCCATCAAGGGACAGAACTCTCTGTACTGGGACAGTAAGTCTACACTCTGGGATCCCACCAAGGGACAGAACTCTCTGTACTGGGACAGTAAGTCTACACTCTGGGATCCCATCAAGGGACAGAACTCTCTGTACTGGGACAGTAAGTCTACACTCTGGGATCCCaccaagggacataactctctGTACTGGGACAGTAAGTCTACACTCTGGGATCCCACCAAGGGACAGACCTCTCTGTACTGGGACAGTAAGTCTACACGCTGGGATATCATCAAGGGACAGAACTCTCTGTACTGGGACAGTAAGTCTACACTCTGGGATCCCATCAAGGGACAGAACTCTCTGTACTGGGACAGTAAGTCTACACCCTGGGATCCCATCAAGGGACAGAACTCTCTGTACTGGGACAGTAAGTCTACACTCTGGGATCCCACCAAGGGACAGAACTGTCTGTACTGGGACAGTAAGTCTACACCCTGGGATCCCATCAAGGGACAGACCTCTCTGTACTGGGACA TAAGTCTACACCTTAGGATCCCACCAAGGGACAGAACTCTCTGTACTGGGACA GATCCCACCAAGGGACAGAACTCTCTGTACTGGGACAGTAAGTCTACACTCTGGGATCCCACCAAGGGACTGACCACTCTGTACTGTGACAGTAAGCCTACACCCTGGGATCCCACCAAGGGACTGACCACTCTGTACTGTGACAGTAAGCCTACACCCTGGGATCCCACCAAGGGACAGAACTCTCTGTACTGGGACAGTAAGTCTACACTCTGGGATCTCATCATGGGACATATCACTCTGTACTGTGACAGTAAGCCTACACCCTGGGATCCCACCAAGGGACAGAACTCTCTGTACTGGGACAGTAAGGGACAGACCTCTCTGTACTGGGACAGTAAGTCTACACTCTGGGATCTCACCAAGGGACAGACCTCTCTGTACTGGGACAGTAAGCCTACACCCTGGGATCCCACCAAGGGACAGAACTCTCTGTACTGGGACAGTAAGGGACAGAACTCTCTGTACTGTGACAGTAAGTCTACACTCTGGGATCTCACCAAGGGACAGACCTCTCTGTACTGGGACAGTAAGTCTCCACCCTAG